TAGCTGCTGCCCGATTGGGAGCCGTATCCGTCCCTGTTTCTGAACGACTGAGAAGGAAAGAAATCGAATACATTCTCAGGCAAACGGAAGCCAAGGCCGCGGTTTCGGTCTCTGAGTTTTGGGGCTTCTCCTTCTCCGACCTCTTCCAGGAACTCCGCGGAGTCATTCCTACCCTAAAGCATGTAATAGTCTCCGGGCCAAGGCGGCATCCGGGGGAACTCATCTTGGAAGAGTTAGTGGCCCACGAATGGGAAAAGCGCTATTCAGGAGATTACTATCAACAGGTCTACGTAAGGGAATTTCCAGTCGAAGCTGATGATTTGCTGGAGATCATCTTCACTTCCGGAACTACGGGTACACCTAAAGGAGTGATGCATACCCATAACACCCGGTGCCGTTCGGCCCTGGGCACGGCCACGTCCATTGGCCTCAAGGCCGACGATGTCTGGCTGATCATGGTACCCCTTTCCCACACCACAGCCTTAGTCAACGCTTTTTACTCCTCCGTGATCAAAGGTTCCTGCCAGGTTTTGTTGGAAACCTGGAATGTGGAAGAAGCCATGAAGGAAATCACCCGTCACCGGGTAACCCTGCCCATCGGCGTTCCCACCATGCCCATCATGATGCTCCAGAGGCCGGATTTTGATCAATACGACTTTTCCTCAGTTCGGGCCATGGTACTGGCCGGGGCGCCCCTTCCTGTCGAAGTAGCCAGACAGATCATCGAGAAAATGGGTTGTTATGTCACCTCAGCCTACGGCATGACGGAAACAGCCATGAGCAATATCACCCGACTGGACGACCCAGTGGAGGTGGTTTGTGAAACTGTAGGAAGGCCTCAACCCGGAATGGAGCACAAGGTCGTGGACGAGAAGCGGCGTATCGTTCCCATCGGCCTCAAAGGGGAAGCCTGTGCCCGAGGGCAGAACGTCTGCATCGGATACTTTAAGGATCCGGAGCGAACCGCCCAGACCATCGATGAAAAAGGCTGGATATACAGCGGCGACTTGGCCACCATGGACGAGAATGGCAACCTCCGAATCGTTGGCCGGATTAAAGACATAATTGTGCGCGGGGGAGAGAACATTTCGCCCACAGAGATTGAGGACATCCTCTATACCCTCCCCAAAGTAGCCCAGGTGAGCGTAGTCGCAATCTCTGACGAACGCCTGGGAGAGAAGACCTGCGCCTGCATCATTCCCAAGTCTGGTGAGCTTATCACCCAGGAGGAGGTCAAAGCCTTTTTTAAAGACAAGGTGGCTCATTTCAAAATCCCTGACCGGGTGGAGCTGATGTCCGAGTTTCCCACCACGCCAAGCGGCAAGATCAAAAAGAACGTACTTCGGGAGACCATGGCCGAAAAAGTGCAAAAGGAACAGAGAAAGTAGGGGATATCCATGGAAAAGAGGAAACTCACTTACAGCTATTGCCAGGTTTTAGGTATCAACCAGACCAAGGGCCGGACCTTTGGTCAGATGCTGCAGGAAATGGCGGAGCGATACCCCGAACATACAGCGATCATCTTTCAGAATCAGCAATATACCTATCGAGAGTTTCAGGCGGCGGTTGATTCCTTTGCCCTGGCGCTGTTCGACCTGGGCCTGACCCGCGGGGATAAACTGGGTTTGTTGCTTCCCGACTGGCCAGAGTATTCCATTGCCCTCTATGCCTGCGCCAAAATGGGGGTGGTTGTATCCCCCATGAATCCTATCTATCGGAGGATGGAAGTCTTAACTGTCCTCAATCACCTGGAGGCCAAAGCTCTGATTATTCCTGAGGAGTGGCGCGATTTTCGTTTCGTCGATCTTTTAGAGGAAATCCGTTCGGAGATCCCTTCCCTCCGGCACATCATCGTGAAAGGGAAGCCCGGAGAGGGAATGCTCAGCTTCCAGGACCTGCTTTCTCAGGATTGGCAAAGGAAATTTGGCCCCGGCTTTTTGGAAAAATACCTTCAGGACCACCCCGTGGAGGCAGACGACCTTCTGGAGATCGCCTATACTTCAGGCACGACCGGTCGGCCCAAGGGGGTGATGGAAACGCACAACACCCGCATGCTCCATTCGGTAGGGATTGCCGAGCGGATAAAGGCCTCGGAAAAGGATGTATGGCTGAATATGACCCCCCTCTTCCACACTACGGGCAATTGCGTCGTGCAGCATACGGCTTTCCTTACCGGCGGAACCCTGATTCTCCTGGGACGGTATAGCACCGAGACTTCCCTGCGGGAAATCGAGCGCTGTAGAGCGACCATCGCCGCCGGGGTTCCCACCATG
Above is a window of Deltaproteobacteria bacterium DNA encoding:
- a CDS encoding class I adenylate-forming enzyme family protein — its product is MEKRKLTYSYCQVLGINQTKGRTFGQMLQEMAERYPEHTAIIFQNQQYTYREFQAAVDSFALALFDLGLTRGDKLGLLLPDWPEYSIALYACAKMGVVVSPMNPIYRRMEVLTVLNHLEAKALIIPEEWRDFRFVDLLEEIRSEIPSLRHIIVKGKPGEGMLSFQDLLSQDWQRKFGPGFLEKYLQDHPVEADDLLEIAYTSGTTGRPKGVMETHNTRMLHSVGIAERIKASEKDVWLNMTPLFHTTGNCVVQHTAFLTGGTLILLGRYSTETSLREIERCRATIAAGVPTMFIDLMNHPHFEKTDVSSLRYALFTGAPMPPKVALQIVERFQCGILQGDGTTECGSNVLSLPESPIELIAESPGPPLAVGNEVKVVDPQTNRIVPVGVLGEICHRGPTNFLGYYKDPELTTEAVDEKGWFHSGDLGTMDEGGNLRLKGRIKDMIVRGGENIYATDVESILYTYPKVKECQVVGYPDERLGEKTLACIIPRKAGDRVTREEIYEFMKDKTAKFKIPDQVITLEDFPRTASGKVQKFKLREMTAQKLKGD
- a CDS encoding AMP-binding protein, whose product is MGKATMSYYLAPGEIPPGVTLGDYFERTAERCSQKVALIFRERQITWGELEILVDRLALAFIDLGIRRGDMVVILFPNRPEFIITLLAAARLGAVSVPVSERLRRKEIEYILRQTEAKAAVSVSEFWGFSFSDLFQELRGVIPTLKHVIVSGPRRHPGELILEELVAHEWEKRYSGDYYQQVYVREFPVEADDLLEIIFTSGTTGTPKGVMHTHNTRCRSALGTATSIGLKADDVWLIMVPLSHTTALVNAFYSSVIKGSCQVLLETWNVEEAMKEITRHRVTLPIGVPTMPIMMLQRPDFDQYDFSSVRAMVLAGAPLPVEVARQIIEKMGCYVTSAYGMTETAMSNITRLDDPVEVVCETVGRPQPGMEHKVVDEKRRIVPIGLKGEACARGQNVCIGYFKDPERTAQTIDEKGWIYSGDLATMDENGNLRIVGRIKDIIVRGGENISPTEIEDILYTLPKVAQVSVVAISDERLGEKTCACIIPKSGELITQEEVKAFFKDKVAHFKIPDRVELMSEFPTTPSGKIKKNVLRETMAEKVQKEQRK